Part of the Musa acuminata AAA Group cultivar baxijiao chromosome BXJ2-7, Cavendish_Baxijiao_AAA, whole genome shotgun sequence genome is shown below.
ATAAGGAGACCTGGTTCTGTCAGCTTGAATCAGGGACCCAGAACACTGTCTTTTAGCTCCACAGAGAATGCTGTCTTGATCTGTTCTGATGTCGATGGGGGGTCTTACGAGCTTTATATCGTTCCTAAGGACACTGCTGGAAGGGGTGACTATATGCAAGATGCAAAGAAGGGAGCTGGAGCATCAGCTGTTTTTGTAGCTCGTAATAGATTTGCTGTTCTCGACAAGACTAGCAATCAGGCCATAGTTAAGAACCTTAAAAATGAGATTGTGAAGAAGTGCCCTCTCCCAAGTGGTACAGATTCAATATTTTACGCAGGCACTGGTAACTTGTTGTGCAGGGCTGAGGACAAGGTGGCTATTTTTGATCTCCAACAGAGGATTGTCCTTGGAGAACTTCAAATTCCACCTGTTAAATACGTTGTTTGGTCAAGTGACATGGAATCTATTGCTTTGCTGGGTAAACATGCTATAGTAATTGCTAATAAGAAACTTGTACACCGTTGTACATTGCATGAGACTATCCGTGTGAAAAGTGGTGCCTGGGATGACAATGGTGTCTTCATCTATACAACGTTAAATCATATCAAGTATTGCCTTCCTAATGGGGACAGTGGAATTATAAAGACACTTGATGTTCCTATTTACATAACCAGGGTTTCTGGAAGAACTATCTATTGCTTGGATCGTGATGGGAAGAACTGTGTGATATCAATTGATTCAACAGAGTATATCTTCAAGCTCTCTCTGTTTCGGAAAAGATATGATCATGTAATGAGTATGATCAGGAACTCTCAGCTATGCGGACAAGCTGTCATTGCATACCTACAACAGAAAGGTTTTCCTGAAGTAGCACTCCATTTCGTGAAAGATGAAAAGACTAGATTCAACCTGGCGCTTGAGAGTGGTAACATCGAAATAGCTGTTGCTTCAGCAAATGTGATTGATGATAAGGACCATTGGTATCGGTTGGGTGTTGAGGCACTTCGGCAAGGAAACACAAGTATTGTGGAATATGCATATCAGAGGACAAAGAACTTTGAGAGGCTATCTTTCCTTTATCTTGTTACTGGTAACAAGGAGAAGCTGTCCAAAATGCTCAAAATATCTGAATTGAAGAATGATATCATGGGCCAGTTTCATAATGCCATGTATCTTGGTGACGTTCAGGAACGTGTCAAGATTTTGGAAAATGCTGGTCATCTGCCTCTTGCATATGTTACAGCTGTCACTCATGGATTAAAGGAAGTTGCTGACAGGCTCACTGCTGAATTGGGAGAAAATATTCCCTCTTTACCCAAAGGAAAAGTGTGTTCTCTTCTGATGCCACCAGCATCACTCGTGTGCCGTGGGGATTGGCCTTTACTAAAGGTAATGAGAGGTATTTTTGACAATGGGCTAGACGTTGGGAGGGCAGGaaatgaggaagaggaggaagctacTGGTGCTGAATGGGGTGATGAGGAATTGGACATTGTTGAAATGGAGGGCATGCTGCAAAATGCTGATATAGTAGCAGAACTTGAAGATGGGGTAGTAAATGAAGATAGTGAGGAGGGTGGATGGGACCTTGAGGATTTGGAATTACCACCAGATGCAGATACACCAAAAGCTGCTGGAAATGTTCGCACTTCATTATTTGTTGCTCCTACACCTGGCATGCCTGTtagccaaatctggattcagaagtCTTCCCTTGCAGGAGAGCATGTGGCAGCTGGGAATTTTGACACTGCCATGCGCTTGCTTAGACGACAGTTGGGTATAAAGAACTTTGCTCCTATGAAGCCATTGTTCATGGATCTTCTTGTGGGAAGTCATACCTATATGCATGCCTTTGCCTCAGCCCCAGCTATATCAATTGCTGTTGAGAAAGGTTGGAGTGAGGCTTCCAGTCCTAATGTGAGGGCCCCTCCAGCACTTGTATTCAAC
Proteins encoded:
- the LOC103990415 gene encoding coatomer subunit alpha-3, translated to MLTKFETKSNRVKGLSFHSKRPWILASLHSGVIQLWDYRMGTLIDRFDEHDGPVRGVHFHKSQPLFVSGGDDYKIKVWNYKTHRCLFTLLGHLDYIRTVQFHDEHPWIVSASDDQTIRIWNWQSRNCISVLTGHNHYVMCASFHPKEDLIVSASLDQTVRVWDISSLRKKVSPADDILRLGQMNADLFGGVDAVVKYVLEGHDRGVNWASFHPTLPLIISGADDRQVKLWRMNDSKAWEVDTLRGHMNNVSSVMFHAKQDIIVSNSEDKSIRIWDATKRTGIQTFRREHDRFWILAAHPEMNLLAAGHDSGMIVFKLERERPAFSVSGDALYYVKDRFLRFYEFSTQKDTQVVPIRRPGSVSLNQGPRTLSFSSTENAVLICSDVDGGSYELYIVPKDTAGRGDYMQDAKKGAGASAVFVARNRFAVLDKTSNQAIVKNLKNEIVKKCPLPSGTDSIFYAGTGNLLCRAEDKVAIFDLQQRIVLGELQIPPVKYVVWSSDMESIALLGKHAIVIANKKLVHRCTLHETIRVKSGAWDDNGVFIYTTLNHIKYCLPNGDSGIIKTLDVPIYITRVSGRTIYCLDRDGKNCVISIDSTEYIFKLSLFRKRYDHVMSMIRNSQLCGQAVIAYLQQKGFPEVALHFVKDEKTRFNLALESGNIEIAVASANVIDDKDHWYRLGVEALRQGNTSIVEYAYQRTKNFERLSFLYLVTGNKEKLSKMLKISELKNDIMGQFHNAMYLGDVQERVKILENAGHLPLAYVTAVTHGLKEVADRLTAELGENIPSLPKGKVCSLLMPPASLVCRGDWPLLKVMRGIFDNGLDVGRAGNEEEEEATGAEWGDEELDIVEMEGMLQNADIVAELEDGVVNEDSEEGGWDLEDLELPPDADTPKAAGNVRTSLFVAPTPGMPVSQIWIQKSSLAGEHVAAGNFDTAMRLLRRQLGIKNFAPMKPLFMDLLVGSHTYMHAFASAPAISIAVEKGWSEASSPNVRAPPALVFNFSQMDEKLKAAYRATTEGKFPEALRQFLNILHTIPLIVVDSRREVDEVKELIEIAREYVLGLKMEVKRKEIKDNAVRQQELAAYFTNCKLQNIHMRLVLINAMTICYKGGNYATAANFARMLLENSPTEIQAKKARQVLQHAGDKQDANQLNYDYRNPFVVCGTTYVPIYRGQKDVSCPYCGARFVPAIEGQLCSVCELAMVGADASGLRCSPTQTK